Proteins encoded in a region of the Panicum hallii strain FIL2 chromosome 3, PHallii_v3.1, whole genome shotgun sequence genome:
- the LOC112885148 gene encoding uncharacterized protein LOC112885148, translating to MCLLNLITGGRKQLPLVADVEGLQKKNELRLTCGLNYCFFLYFDPRGRTDVGCDLEGIDRWTARTQLVESQHTRCITFSAFCAFPLLCFSTATALSTDTLLRPPSSEGSCDPIAPKIFHRAPSCDSLDVDYVSENCDVPVTKNRMDEQVSCEFHSERKRDPGKFKNQLTNQGTTRMVGCFPNPPFFKSPSDVSSWDSFFLDAIRVRSQLEPQQGGAPTDLQLLDRRQSLLSLVAPVIKNL from the exons ATGTGCCTGCTCAACCTCATCACCGGCGGGCGCAAGCAGCTCCCGCTCGTCGCCGACGTCGAGGGCCTCCAG AAGAAGAACGAGCTGAGGCTGACATGTGGGCTCAACTATTGTTTTTTCCTTTATTTTGATCCAAGAGGAAGGACAGACGTTGGATGCGATTTAGAGGGTATAGATAGATG GACAGCAAGAACACAGCTAGTTGAGTCCCAGCACACGAGGTGCATCACGTTCTCGGCCTTCTGCgccttccccctcctctgcttctccaCCGCGACCGCCCTCTCCACGGACACGCTGCTCCGGCCGCCATCCAGC GAAGGCTCGTGTGACCCTATTGCTCCTAAGATCTTCCACCGTGCACCATCCTGCGACTCTCTCGATGTG GACTATGTATCAGAGAACTGCGATGTCCCAGTGACCAAAAATC GAATGGATGAACAAGTATCATGTGAATTCCACTCTGAAAGGAAGAGAGATCCAGGCAAGTTCAAAAATCAGCTAACAAATCAG GGTACAACAAGGATGGTTGGTTGCTTCCCTAATCCGCCCTTCTTCAAG TCCCCATCCGACGTGAGCAGTTGGGATTCTTTTTTTCTCGATGCCATCCGTGTCCGAAGCCAGCTTGAGCCCCAACAGGGGGGAGCACCTACTGACTTGCAACTCCTCGACCGCCGCCAGTCGCTGCTCAGCCTCGTCGCGCCAGTCATCAAGAACCTGTGA